In Sorghum bicolor cultivar BTx623 chromosome 10, Sorghum_bicolor_NCBIv3, whole genome shotgun sequence, one genomic interval encodes:
- the LOC8072939 gene encoding U-box domain-containing protein 6 produces the protein MEKNNDEAKGTSRHNSHPKVHSKMCNELTLMLDKVSSILPSIEAAQPGCKAGVEELCNLYNIVGKGKLIIQNCIECSSLYLAITSEATAMRCERIRNSLRRSLFLIQNMVEQLLANEVADVHNELRDLKFIVDPAEEDAGKVILEMLRHSDVTQELELQTFLLAASKLNITSPKAVLIERRALKKLLAKINGTDQKKEGILKYLLYLVRKYGKNTKLGTNGNNQNLNVATEVLSLDSIVNGINITERCNSAVESTNMRYDDQNSLSGAATPPLEFCCPLSLKLMQDPVIITSGQTYERENIERWFSEGYDTCPRTHTKLKNCTVTPNTCMKAVIHNWCKDHELESTYLPEQFQNCYSLSSLHNVSAPLIIEKNRDYTVDYNSSSFGLSGASYISSPMRETEQSKTSFGQFYSNANYQLYLSFCNFDKAMFLVFFHELSELPFELQKKAVRDLKTLLRGENQIWHSMVCNGFFEAFHEFLKNDSGIHTLQARRAGIQFFLAFLSSGRARIPSVCEDVVLLFAPLLDSEFKQEALQIVHELLQEPSCRKSSLMASVFSPLVFGALDSGETKCLDLALQIICKISSDNDMKSYLVSSGIVLRLSPLLCEGKMTECCLKILRNLSEVKETAGFIIRTGNCLSSISDHLDTGNHSEREHAVVILLAVCSQSSAVCSLAMKEGVIPALVDLSVSGTKVSRDCSVKLLQILRNFRQCDQFSSSCSSQVSADHASEKPHNDSVCKQPISKSARYISRKLNVFSKPRSLTLA, from the exons GTTCACAGCAAAATGTGCAATGAGTTGACTTTGATGCTGGATAAGGTTTCCTCTATTCTTCCATCAATAGAAGCTGCTCAACCAGGATGCAAAGCAGGTGTAGAGGAACTATGCAACCTATACAACATAGTTGGCAAAGGGAAACTCATAATCCAGAATTGCATTGAATGTAGCAGTCTTTACTTG GCTATTACTAGTGAAGCGACTGCAATGCGGTGTGAAAGGATAAGGAACTCGTTGAGGCGGAGCTTGTTCCTAATACAGAACATGGTTGAACAATTGTTAGCTAATGAG GTGGCTGATGTCCATAACGAACTTCGAGATCTGAAATTCATTGTTGATCCAGCAGAAGAGGATGCTGGAAAAGTCATTCTGGAGATGCTTCGGCATTCTGATGTAACCCAAGAATTGGAGCTTCAGACTTTCCTTTTAGCAGCTTCGAAATTGAACATTACTTCACCTAAAGCTGTCCTAATTGAAAGAAGAGCACTCAAGAAATTACTTGCCAAGATCAATGGCACTGATCAAAAAAAGGAAGGAATCCTTAAGTACCTCCTATATCTAGTTAGGAAATACGGGAAGAATACCAAGCTAGGGACTAATGGAAACAATCAAAATCTGAATGTTGCAACTGAAGTTTTGAGTTTAGACTCAATTGTTAATGGCATCAATATTACGGAAAGATGCAATTCAGCTGTAGAGTCAACCAATATGAGATATGATGATCAGAATAGTTTGTCTGGAGCAGCCACACCACCTCTAGAGTTCTGCTGCCCATTGTCTTTGAAGCTGATGCAAGATCCTGTGATAATAACATCTGGACAAACATATGAAAGAGAAAATATCGAGAGATGGTTCAGTGAGGGATATGATACTTGTCCTAGGACACATACGAAGTTAAAAAACTGCACGGTAACGCCAAATACATGCATGAAGGCTGTTATTCATAACTGGTGCAAAGATCATGAGCTTGAATCTACTTATTTGCCTGAGCAATTTCAGAATTGTTATTCTCTATCAAGTTTGCACAATGTCTCGGCACCTCTAATTATAGAAAAGAATAGAGATTACACAGTTGATTATAACAGTTCATCTTTTGGACTATCAGGTGCTAGTTATATATCATCCCCCATGAGGGAAACAGAACAGTCAAAGACTAGTTTTGGTCAGTTTTATTCTAATGCCAATTACCagttgtatttgtccttctgcAACTTTGACAAGGCAATGTTCTTGGTTTTCTTCCATGAGCTGTCCGAGCTTCCCTTTGAACTTCAAAAAAAAGCTGTCAGAGATTTGAAGACTCTTCTGAGAGGTGAAAATCAAATTTGGCATTCTATGGTCTGCAATGGGTTTTTTGAAGCATTCCATGAATTCCTTAAGAATGACAGTGGAATTCACACACTGCAAGCTCGAAGGGCTGGGATTCAGTTTTTTCTTGCTTTCCTTTCTAGTGGCAG GGCTCGAATTCCTTCAGTTTGTGAAGATGTGGTACTTCTTTTTGCACCACTACTTGATTCGGAGTTCAAACAGGAAGCTCTTCAGATTGTACATGAACTGCTTCAGGAACCAAGTTGTCGAAAATCTAGTCTCATGGCCTCTGTTTTTTCTCCTTTAGTGTTTGGAGCTCTGGACAGTGGAGAAACCAAGTGCCTGGACCTAGCTCTGCAGATCATCTGCAAGATTTCATCTGATAATGATATGAAATCTTACCTTGTTTCCTCTGGAATAGTCTTGAGGCTATCTCCGCTCCTTTGTGAAGGCAAGATGACAGAATGCTGTTTGAAGATTTTACGGAACTTGAGTGAAGTGAAAGAGACGGCAGGGTTTATAATCAGAACAGGCAATTGCCTCAGCTCCATTTCAGATCATCTGGACACTGGAAACCACAGCGAACGTGAACATGCAGTGGTCATCCTTCTAGCAGTATGTTCCCAAAGTTCTGCAGTTTGTTCACTTGCCATGAAGGAAGGCGTCATCCCAGCCCTTGTAGACTTATCAGTGAGTGGAACCAAGGTGTCAAGAGATTGCTCAGTCAAGTTGCTTCAGATTCTGAGGAACTTTAGGCAATGCGACCAGTTCAGCAGTTCATGTTCAAGCCAGGTATCTGCTGATCATGCTTCAGAGAAGCCTCACAATGATTCAGTTTGCAAGCAGCCGATATCAAAGTCAGCCCGGTATATTTCAAGAAAGCTCAACGTTTTCTCGAAACCTCGGTCGCTGACCCTCGCTTGA